Genomic DNA from Cytophagia bacterium CHB2:
GGCGGAAAACAGGGCGGAACTGTTATTTTGCCAATAGCGTAAATCGAAATCGCGCAGATAACGAATGCTTTCGAAGCGGTTTTCAAAGCGGCCATGTGTTTTGGCGCCGAATGCCTGTTGGGCGCGCAACTCTGCCTCGCCGCTGTTGTAATCACGGCTGGCCTTGAGCAGGACATATGTTTGCAAATGAGAAGGCGCTCCCACGCCGCGGCTTAATTCAAGACGAAGCCCGCTGAAGGGATTGCCTTTGTTTTCCACAAAAAGGCTCTCTGCTTCGGCGAGGAATAAGCCGTCCGCTCGCGTCACGCCGATTTCGAATTCTTGCCGCCAAAAATCCATGCCCAGAACTGCTTCGCGGCGCCAACGCCATTTCGTCGGAACGGAGGTAATTGGCCGGGGATCGCCGGAAAGAGCCGCTGTCGCCGGGTTGGCGTCGCCATTCGTCAATGCCAATGCGGATTCTAACAGAATTTGTGCGGTAACAAAATCATCGGCATTCGCAAACGTTTCGGCGTCTCGCAGGAACTCGGTAATTTGCAGATAGCTCGCAGATTGCGCTTGCTCTTTATTTTTGGTGAGCCAGCGCAAAAGACGCAGCCGGGAGGTTTCGTATGCCGAGGCTTCATTCCAAGCGGCAAGAGCAGAATCTACCGGCGCGCGCGTCGAATCGACCCATGAAGAGAGGTTTTGTGGTAAGCTGACCTCTTGCGCGAAAGCGGGGGGGCTAAACAACAGCGGGCAAAGTCCGGCTGTGAGCAAAATTATATCGAAAAGTTTTTCACCTGGGACTTTGAACATCACCGATCAAATTTATTGGACACATCTACGTTTTGAGAAAGATTCAAGGTCGGAAAAGAGCAAACCTCACTTTTTACCCAATTCAATTTGCTGCACAGCAAGCCGGTCAACGCGTTCGTTCAGCACATGGCCGGCATGTCCTGCCACTTTTTCCCACGTCACACGATGCTGGCTCACGAGCTGATCCAATTCCTGCCAGAGATCGACGTTGAGTACGGGGTCGCGCTTGCGCGGGCCACGTTTCCAGCCGTTGCGCTTCCAACCGGCCAGCCAGCCTTTGCGAAAACTATCGACAAGATACGCGCTGTCGGAGTAGATGATGACTTCGCAAGGCCGCTTCAAACCCTTAAGCGCCTCAATCACCGCGGTCAATTCCATGCGGTTGTTGGTGGTGGCGGGTACGAAACCGGCGATTTCTTTTTCATACCGGCCATGTCTCAAAATTGCGGCCCAGCCGCCGGGCCCAGGATTGCCCGAACACGCGCCATCGGTGTAGATTTCGACTTTGTCCATGAGAGATCAAACGAATTTTGCTTTGGCACAAGCAGAGGCATGCAATTTAGGCTTGATTAGAGCCGTGCAGAGAAGCGTTACTCAGCGCCTTCGTCGCCATTTCCGCGCTTTCCGACGGGGATACATTGTATTGCGCCTCCAGGATGCGGCCATTTTCATCGATCACAAAATGGCTGCGCACGACGCCGGAAAACAGCAGGCCGATCAGCGAACGGCGATTCCACGCGCCGTAGGCTTTGGCAATGCGATGGCCGGCGTCGACCAGCAGCGTGAACGGCAGATTGTATTTGGTTTTGAATTTCACATGGCTATCCAAGCCATCCGGGCTGACGCCGAGCACCACCGCGTTTTTTTCTTCGAGGTCGAGATAGTGATCGCGAAAGCCGCATGCTTGCTTGGTTCAGCCGGGGGTGTCATCTTTGGGATAGAAATAGAGAACAACGCGCCGGCCGCGAAAATCGCTGAGCTTGATTTTCATGTTGGCGTCGGTCAATGCCTCGAAATCTGGCGCGAGATCACCGGCCTTGAGTTGGCTCATGAGCGGCTCCTAAAAAAACTGGCGGATTCGCAAAGTTAAATTCGCTATCTTGAGCGCAATGTAGCACGCAAACGGCAAAACCCCAAGCTGAATTTATGAATGCCGAAAAAATGATAACGGTTATTCTCGATCCGGTGCGCCACAGCAAAGGCGTCGATCACTTTCTTTCACATTATGCGCTGGCGCGCCAACGCCCAACCCTGGCAACCTTGTGCGAGATTTTGGCGCAATTTGCAAAAATACCCTATGAAAACCTCAGCAAGATTATCAAGTTCAATCGCTATGGCGACGATCGCGCGCAGCGTCTCCGCCTGCCGGAGGAGGTGATGCAGGAACATGCGGCCTGGCGATTGGGCGGCACGTGTTTTTCACTGACGTTTTTTTTGCAAAGCATTTTGCAGCATCATGATTTTGTCTCATATATCGTCATGGGCGATATGCGCGCCGGCCGCAATTTACACTGCGCTTTGATCGTGATGCTAGATGAGATCAAGTATCTTGTCGATCCCGGTTACGTGTTGCACCGGCCGCTGGCGCTCGACCCGGCCCGGGCGCGCGTTTTTCATACCGAACATACCGGCGTGGAATTGCGTTTTGACCCGCCGGCGGAAAGCTACGATCTCTTCACCTTCAATCGCCAGGACAAGAAATGGCGTTATCGTTTTGCCGATCGCCCGACGCCGCTGCCGGAGTTTGGCGAGCATTGGCAGGCTTCATTTCACCGCAACAGCATGCACGGCTTGTGCCTTACGCGCGTCTGCGAGGCAGAATTGATTTTCATTCACAAGCAACACATGCGCATCACCTCGCTGGCCGGCAAGCGGAACATCAATCTCAAAAAAAATTATCACGCCATGATTCACGAATTTTTTGGCATCTCGCCGGAGTACGTCGAGCAGGCGTTGGGAGCATTACAGGAAAATCTGCAGCGGGAACGGGAAACCGGCAGGTTCATTCCGCATGAAAATAAACGCTACGGCTAAAACTCAAGCCAGTTGGCCATTTTCTGACTGCATTCGTCTCTGTGTAAATGGCGTTTCGCGGTGTGAGGCAGTGGCAGGAATTCTGTGGCCGGATTCGTTGTGGGCGTTGGTCAAGAAGCGGAGAGGGCTCAGGATTCTCGCTTCAATAACTCGCCCCAAGATTAGCGAGAATTCGCGTATATTCGCGGTTTTGAGGAAATGCGGAAGCTATTTAAACGATATCCCTAAACAAAAATCCCTTCTCACGGCAGCGGCAAACCGGGTTTGCCACTGCCACGCGAAGGGAGGGTAGAGAGATGAAAAGGTTTTTCAACCTTTCAGCTTATTAGACTCAATAAACGGAATGAAGTTCACAATTTTTTATAAAAATTTTTAGTCCGCGCTGGTTTTGCCGGCAGCCAGCATCTGGGAAAGGCTAATCGTCAGATCTTCTCGCGTGATGGGCGCCTTCAGGTCGATCTCAAAAAGTTGATAGCTTCCGGTGCGGTTGGAGGTGAAAAGGATCTTGCTGCCCTGCCGCTGCACGCAAGGA
This window encodes:
- a CDS encoding thioredoxin-dependent thiol peroxidase, translating into MSQLKAGDLAPDFEALTDANMKIKLSDFRGRRVVLYFYPKDDTPGUTKQACGFRDHYLDLEEKNAVVLGVSPDGLDSHVKFKTKYNLPFTLLVDAGHRIAKAYGAWNRRSLIGLLFSGVVRSHFVIDENGRILEAQYNVSPSESAEMATKALSNASLHGSNQA
- the rnhA gene encoding ribonuclease HI codes for the protein MDKVEIYTDGACSGNPGPGGWAAILRHGRYEKEIAGFVPATTNNRMELTAVIEALKGLKRPCEVIIYSDSAYLVDSFRKGWLAGWKRNGWKRGPRKRDPVLNVDLWQELDQLVSQHRVTWEKVAGHAGHVLNERVDRLAVQQIELGKK